The proteins below come from a single Prolixibacter sp. NT017 genomic window:
- a CDS encoding class I SAM-dependent RNA methyltransferase — protein MEKFQMVAKTFAGLEGVLASELEILGAENINEGRRAVTFEGTKETLYKANFCLRTALRILKPVAEFQVNDREGLYAGAKEIDWSQFIELGKTIAVDSVVSSELFINSMYVSLKVKDAIVDQFREKTRKRPSVNTEDPDIRINVHLTGNKCIVSLDSSGESLHKRGYRVAQTEAPINEVLGAGMILLSGWDGKKNFLDPMCGSGTLLIEAAMIALGIPPGMYRKSFSFERWLDFDEELFEEIYNADYEKDFDGQIVGSDISTRNVAIARANIKNAGLSKYIEVDTMDFAQLQPPFENGMIVTNPPYGERLKPFSLRALYQMIGDSLKNNFSGFEAWMISSSKDGLKNVGLRPAEKMTLYNGALECSYRCYQLYQGSKKSSKRD, from the coding sequence ATGGAAAAGTTTCAGATGGTTGCCAAAACGTTCGCCGGTTTAGAAGGCGTTTTGGCCAGTGAGCTCGAAATACTGGGGGCTGAAAATATTAACGAGGGAAGACGTGCCGTTACCTTCGAAGGCACAAAAGAAACTCTTTACAAAGCCAACTTCTGTCTGAGAACAGCTCTCCGTATTTTAAAACCCGTTGCAGAATTCCAGGTGAACGATCGGGAAGGTTTGTATGCTGGGGCAAAAGAAATCGACTGGTCCCAATTTATCGAGCTTGGAAAAACCATCGCCGTTGACAGTGTAGTCAGTTCTGAGCTTTTCATCAACTCCATGTATGTTTCTCTGAAGGTGAAAGACGCGATTGTCGATCAGTTTAGAGAAAAGACCCGCAAGCGTCCTTCCGTCAATACTGAAGATCCGGATATCCGGATCAATGTTCATTTAACCGGAAATAAATGTATCGTATCTCTTGACAGTTCGGGAGAATCGCTTCATAAGCGTGGTTACCGTGTTGCACAAACAGAAGCGCCGATTAATGAAGTTTTGGGTGCCGGAATGATTTTGTTATCCGGGTGGGATGGGAAAAAGAATTTCCTCGATCCGATGTGTGGATCAGGAACACTGCTGATTGAGGCAGCTATGATTGCTCTGGGAATTCCTCCGGGGATGTATCGTAAATCTTTTAGTTTTGAACGTTGGCTGGATTTCGATGAGGAGTTGTTCGAGGAAATCTACAATGCCGACTACGAAAAAGATTTTGATGGGCAAATTGTAGGTTCTGATATTTCTACCCGTAATGTGGCGATTGCACGTGCGAATATTAAAAATGCGGGATTGTCGAAATACATCGAAGTAGATACGATGGATTTTGCGCAGCTTCAACCGCCTTTTGAGAATGGAATGATTGTTACTAATCCGCCTTACGGAGAACGCTTGAAGCCATTTTCATTGCGTGCACTCTATCAGATGATAGGTGATAGCCTTAAAAATAATTTTTCGGGCTTTGAAGCCTGGATGATTTCCAGCTCGAAAGATGGCTTGAAAAATGTTGGTTTACGGCCTGCAGAAAAGATGACGCTCTATAACGGTGCTTTAGAATGCAGCTACCGATGCTATCAGCTTTATCAAGGCTCTAAGAAGTCTTCAAAAAGAGACTGA
- a CDS encoding lactococcin family bacteriocin, with product MFNHLKAFVMNSLNLEILSAEELSTVKGGQYGTVLAPGGTVLQ from the coding sequence ATGTTTAACCATTTAAAAGCATTTGTTATGAATTCTCTCAATTTGGAAATTTTGTCTGCAGAAGAACTATCAACCGTAAAAGGCGGACAGTATGGAACCGTATTAGCTCCAGGTGGTACTGTTCTCCAGTAA
- a CDS encoding lactococcin family bacteriocin, translating to MKSISTFEILSSEELSTVKGGQVGTVLSPAGTVLQ from the coding sequence ATGAAATCTATCTCAACCTTCGAAATTCTCTCTAGCGAAGAATTATCTACCGTGAAAGGCGGGCAGGTAGGAACTGTTTTAAGTCCCGCAGGTACAGTTTTGCAATAA
- a CDS encoding CHAT domain-containing tetratricopeptide repeat protein yields MSDTLFERSMRLYNLFFHWNGKILILGVFMLLAIPELGNADPIQEEDHYGMAVEEFRNFNFEEALSQFKLAVTDREEQYGKMSIEAGNVYSNIGIILKQVGRDKEAIDNYSIAEKIYLKVGREALPNLATLYINIGFLYIQNGDFNTALTYLENSKNIFERVGQLNRPAYITLLLNLTTAYTQLKRYNDAFSVVKELKGRENVYSLLSYYESVGYIYTKMEKYPEALKNLFSAYEYGKSKLGEDFYHEEIILSNIGTSYLNEGQYDNALIYFNKSLLLAKKKLGEKSEALSAILGNIGVVYIRKSAKASDLSKFLVERRNLLLESLDYFQQSLIAISPDFNEKDWTKNPDIQNSFSNSQLLENLKRKADALRQLAEVETNSGDQESAMKYLKNSLSTYEQAIEVIHLLRNGYLNQDSKLALAENEQSTYFETVDVATKLYEKTGERHYLEQAFEVSERGKSATFLSALRDLKAQKFGGIPDSLRNQEETLKSEIAAYKAFIFNENNKDKPDSAKLGRWQSKVYELEQNYSDLIHLFEQNYPNYYNLKYSDDVVTVDKLQNYLKHRDALIEYAVNEPENGKPGELITFFVTSQKCEVKRQALNDNYNKDINTFLGFLRNPDVLNTNRKSYNAYARSAYSLYKLLVQPFASELQGYRLIFIPDNKLAYLPFDGMISSMPDTTHMDFRKLHYLIKDFPISYSYSATLLYQYFKSDATAPHNLIAFAPDYTKGATVDINAIRDGVRENLSPLPGAKEEVKGITKLISGDVFDNSKATESNFKKDAGNYDILHLAMHTVLNDSLPMYSKLVFSPESDTINDGWLNTYEVYNMKLKARLAVLSACNTGSGKLRKGEGVVSLARGFLYAGCPSIVMTLWNVEDVSSAKLMINFYKYLLKGYSKDEALRKAKLDHLANADPLKAHPYYWLGYVLVGDQTPLFSTKIPYFIGLIIILLFVVIGERFWVERRRKRRMKR; encoded by the coding sequence GTGAGTGATACTTTATTTGAAAGGTCTATGAGACTTTATAATCTGTTTTTTCATTGGAATGGAAAGATTCTCATTTTAGGGGTTTTTATGCTTTTGGCAATTCCTGAGTTGGGGAACGCGGACCCAATTCAAGAGGAAGACCATTATGGAATGGCTGTAGAAGAATTTCGTAACTTCAATTTTGAAGAAGCTTTATCTCAATTCAAGCTTGCAGTTACCGATAGGGAAGAACAATATGGCAAAATGTCTATAGAGGCGGGCAATGTGTATTCAAATATTGGAATTATTCTAAAACAGGTTGGACGTGACAAAGAGGCTATTGACAATTATTCTATAGCGGAGAAAATATATTTGAAGGTAGGTAGAGAAGCGTTGCCTAATCTGGCTACTCTTTACATTAATATTGGATTTCTTTATATTCAAAATGGAGATTTTAACACCGCGCTGACTTATCTGGAAAATTCCAAAAATATTTTTGAAAGGGTGGGACAGTTAAATCGTCCTGCTTACATAACATTACTACTGAATCTTACCACTGCTTATACGCAGTTGAAGAGGTATAATGATGCTTTTAGTGTTGTTAAGGAGCTTAAAGGTAGAGAGAACGTCTATTCATTGCTTAGTTATTATGAGTCTGTTGGATATATATACACCAAGATGGAGAAGTACCCAGAAGCTCTGAAAAATCTTTTTTCAGCTTATGAATACGGGAAAAGTAAGCTTGGTGAGGATTTTTATCATGAGGAAATTATATTAAGCAATATCGGAACCTCATATTTGAACGAAGGCCAGTATGATAATGCACTAATATATTTTAATAAATCGCTATTGTTGGCTAAAAAGAAGCTCGGTGAAAAGAGTGAAGCTCTTTCCGCTATATTAGGTAATATCGGCGTCGTTTATATTCGAAAGTCAGCAAAAGCAAGTGATCTCAGTAAATTCTTGGTGGAAAGAAGAAATTTACTCCTAGAATCTCTGGATTATTTCCAACAATCATTGATTGCAATTTCTCCTGATTTTAATGAAAAAGACTGGACGAAAAATCCGGATATTCAGAATTCATTTAGTAATAGTCAATTGCTTGAAAATTTAAAGCGTAAGGCAGATGCATTGCGACAATTGGCGGAGGTAGAGACGAATTCAGGAGATCAAGAGTCAGCAATGAAATATCTCAAGAATTCATTGAGTACATATGAACAAGCTATTGAGGTGATTCACCTTTTAAGGAATGGGTACTTGAATCAGGATAGTAAATTGGCGCTGGCAGAGAATGAACAGTCTACCTATTTTGAGACGGTGGATGTGGCCACCAAACTTTATGAGAAGACGGGTGAGAGGCATTACCTTGAACAGGCTTTCGAAGTTTCGGAGAGGGGAAAATCGGCTACGTTTTTATCAGCTTTACGAGATCTGAAAGCGCAGAAATTTGGAGGGATTCCGGATTCCTTGCGTAACCAGGAAGAGACGCTGAAGAGTGAGATTGCTGCTTACAAGGCATTTATTTTCAATGAAAATAACAAGGATAAGCCTGACTCCGCCAAGCTGGGGCGTTGGCAGTCGAAGGTTTATGAATTGGAGCAAAACTACTCAGACCTGATTCATTTATTCGAACAAAATTATCCGAACTACTACAACCTGAAGTATTCAGATGATGTGGTGACTGTAGACAAGCTTCAGAATTACCTGAAACACCGCGATGCCTTGATTGAGTATGCGGTGAATGAGCCTGAGAACGGGAAGCCGGGAGAGTTGATAACTTTTTTTGTTACCAGTCAGAAATGTGAGGTAAAGCGGCAAGCTCTCAATGACAATTACAACAAAGACATTAATACATTTCTTGGTTTCTTGAGGAATCCGGACGTATTGAACACCAACCGAAAAAGCTACAATGCTTATGCTCGTTCTGCGTACAGTTTGTACAAGCTTTTAGTACAGCCTTTTGCGTCTGAACTGCAGGGCTACCGGCTGATTTTTATCCCGGATAATAAATTGGCTTACCTTCCCTTTGACGGTATGATTAGTTCCATGCCGGATACTACACATATGGATTTCCGTAAATTGCATTACCTCATCAAGGATTTCCCGATTTCTTATTCATACTCAGCAACGTTATTGTACCAGTATTTTAAAAGCGATGCCACGGCACCTCATAATTTAATTGCTTTTGCACCGGACTATACCAAAGGAGCCACAGTGGATATTAATGCCATTCGTGATGGGGTAAGGGAGAACTTGTCGCCGCTACCCGGAGCTAAAGAGGAGGTAAAAGGAATAACAAAATTGATTTCAGGAGATGTTTTTGATAATTCAAAAGCTACGGAGAGCAACTTCAAAAAAGATGCAGGTAATTATGATATTCTACACCTGGCGATGCATACGGTTTTGAACGACAGTTTGCCGATGTATTCCAAGCTGGTATTTTCGCCGGAAAGCGACACTATAAATGATGGATGGCTGAATACTTATGAGGTGTACAATATGAAGCTGAAGGCCCGGCTGGCGGTCCTGAGTGCCTGTAATACGGGCTCAGGGAAGCTGCGAAAAGGAGAGGGCGTTGTCAGTTTGGCACGTGGATTTTTGTATGCCGGTTGTCCCAGTATTGTGATGACGCTTTGGAATGTAGAGGACGTTTCCAGCGCCAAGCTGATGATTAACTTCTATAAGTACTTATTGAAGGGGTACTCGAAGGATGAGGCGTTGCGCAAGGCGAAACTCGATCATTTGGCCAATGCCGATCCGTTAAAAGCGCATCCTTATTATTGGTTGGGCTATGTCCTGGTTGGCGATCAAACACCACTATTCAGTACCAAAATTCCCTATTTCATTGGATTAATTATCATTCTTTTGTTTGTGGTGATTGGAGAACGATTTTGGGTAGAGCGGAGAAGAAAAAGAAGAATGAAAAGATAA
- a CDS encoding S9 family peptidase: protein MQKTLKLLVTFMFIGATAFAQTRQLTLKDAIIGRYGQYNPERLHQLTWVKNSKDTYSYVEKHKLIGKNIKGKEVEYTSTIQINNALRAAGQDTLKRFPKISWINPDEILFRNDNHFNLYQLNSQHITKTISIKPEGKFADFNAKAQKVAFTVDNNLWVADENGMTAITDDKNLGIVNGQHVHRREFGITKGTFWSPKGDLLAFYRKDETMVRDYPIVDFMTREAELKSVKYPMAGMKSHHVTLGIYDCKTQKTVFLKTGKPLDHYLTNIAWGPAEKYIYIAELNRDQDDMKLNQYDATTGDFVKTLYEETSKTYVEPLHPIVFSKTNPNHFYRWSRKDGYFHVYLYDTSGKILKQITKGPWEVTDILGFDPAEKYMYFVSTKESPIDRNIYKVQISNGKITRLDKADGTHQALLSDDGKYLLDTYQSKNVPRVTNLITNKGKVVSNLLAAANTLKDFKFGTNTIFTIKAADGKTDLYCRMILPADFDSTKKYPVILYVYGGPHAQLVRNTWHNNARFWQYYMAQKGYIAFTVDNRGSENRGAAFENVIHRHLGINETADQMKGIDYLKSLPYVDKNRIGVHGWSFGGFMTLNLMLRHPEVFKVGVAGGPVVDWKMYEVMYGERYMDTPQENPEGYKECNMLNHVSSLKGKLMLIHGAEDQTVVMQQSMKFLRECIKQQKQVDFFVYPTSEHNVHGIDRVHLMRKVSDYFLQNL, encoded by the coding sequence ATGCAGAAAACATTAAAACTTCTTGTGACCTTTATGTTTATAGGCGCCACAGCCTTTGCGCAAACCCGGCAATTGACGCTGAAAGATGCCATTATTGGTCGGTACGGGCAATACAATCCGGAACGACTTCACCAACTGACCTGGGTTAAGAATAGTAAGGATACATATTCTTATGTTGAAAAACATAAGTTAATTGGAAAAAATATAAAAGGAAAAGAGGTTGAATATACCTCAACAATCCAAATTAACAATGCTTTAAGGGCTGCTGGTCAGGATACGCTGAAGCGTTTCCCGAAAATCAGCTGGATAAATCCAGATGAAATACTTTTCAGAAATGACAATCATTTCAACCTTTACCAGCTCAACTCCCAACACATTACCAAAACAATTTCCATTAAACCGGAGGGAAAATTCGCCGATTTCAATGCGAAAGCACAAAAGGTGGCGTTTACGGTAGATAATAACCTGTGGGTGGCCGATGAAAACGGGATGACCGCTATAACTGATGACAAGAACCTCGGAATCGTTAATGGCCAGCACGTTCACCGTCGTGAATTCGGTATCACAAAAGGTACCTTCTGGTCTCCCAAAGGCGATTTGCTGGCTTTCTACCGCAAAGATGAAACCATGGTGCGCGATTATCCCATCGTAGATTTTATGACCCGGGAAGCCGAGCTAAAATCGGTGAAATACCCGATGGCCGGAATGAAAAGTCACCACGTAACCCTCGGTATATATGATTGTAAAACACAGAAAACCGTGTTCCTGAAAACCGGCAAACCGCTGGACCACTATCTGACGAACATTGCCTGGGGACCTGCCGAAAAGTATATTTACATTGCTGAATTGAACCGGGACCAGGATGACATGAAGCTGAACCAGTACGATGCGACAACCGGCGATTTCGTGAAAACATTGTATGAAGAAACCAGCAAAACCTATGTTGAACCGCTTCACCCTATCGTTTTCTCAAAAACAAATCCCAACCACTTTTACCGCTGGTCGCGTAAGGATGGTTATTTCCACGTTTACCTCTACGACACCTCAGGAAAGATACTGAAACAAATCACGAAAGGTCCCTGGGAAGTGACCGATATTCTGGGATTTGATCCAGCTGAAAAATACATGTATTTCGTATCCACCAAGGAGAGCCCGATTGACAGAAATATTTACAAAGTTCAAATCAGCAACGGGAAAATAACACGGCTGGATAAAGCAGACGGAACCCATCAGGCCTTGTTAAGCGATGATGGGAAATACCTGCTCGATACGTATCAAAGTAAAAATGTTCCAAGGGTAACCAACCTGATTACCAACAAAGGTAAAGTCGTAAGTAATCTTTTAGCAGCTGCAAATACGCTGAAAGACTTTAAATTTGGGACGAATACCATTTTCACCATCAAAGCAGCTGATGGAAAAACGGACCTTTATTGCCGGATGATCTTACCAGCTGATTTCGATTCAACAAAAAAATACCCTGTCATTTTATATGTATACGGTGGCCCCCATGCGCAGCTCGTCAGAAACACCTGGCACAACAACGCCCGTTTCTGGCAATATTATATGGCACAGAAGGGATACATCGCTTTTACCGTCGACAACAGAGGTTCAGAGAATCGCGGAGCCGCCTTCGAAAACGTCATTCATCGCCATTTGGGAATTAACGAGACTGCGGACCAAATGAAAGGCATCGACTACCTGAAATCACTTCCCTATGTCGACAAAAACAGAATTGGCGTGCATGGCTGGAGCTTTGGCGGGTTCATGACGCTGAACCTGATGTTGCGCCATCCCGAAGTTTTCAAAGTTGGCGTTGCTGGTGGTCCGGTAGTCGACTGGAAAATGTATGAGGTAATGTACGGAGAGCGCTACATGGATACTCCCCAGGAAAATCCTGAAGGATACAAAGAATGCAACATGTTGAACCACGTATCTTCATTGAAAGGGAAGTTAATGTTGATTCACGGAGCAGAAGACCAAACGGTCGTTATGCAACAAAGCATGAAATTTCTGCGGGAGTGTATTAAACAACAGAAACAAGTTGATTTCTTCGTTTATCCTACGTCAGAGCACAATGTCCATGGCATTGACCGCGTCCATTTGATGAGAAAGGTTAGCGATTATTTCCTGCAAAATCTATAA
- a CDS encoding RNA polymerase sigma factor yields the protein MINYTNEELLNGILRNDNVILQYIYKNFYYKVNFYVKKNSGNDEDASDIFQEAIIVIYRKLKANDLVLNNASFETYLYSVCKILWLKQLSKKKAERDMVIDNAGLSDEEYDYNIVEVADKNERYRLYQKHFQMLGSDCQKLLQLFFDKIPLRQISQMMGYKSEKYAKKRKFKCKEYLITSIKQDLNYKKLIEDDT from the coding sequence ATGATAAATTACACGAACGAAGAACTCCTGAATGGAATTCTGAGGAACGACAATGTAATCCTGCAATACATTTACAAGAACTTTTACTACAAGGTTAACTTCTACGTAAAGAAGAACAGTGGTAATGATGAAGATGCCAGTGATATTTTTCAAGAGGCCATCATCGTCATATACCGTAAGCTTAAAGCCAATGACCTGGTTTTAAACAATGCTTCTTTCGAAACGTACCTGTACTCGGTATGCAAAATCCTCTGGCTTAAGCAACTTAGTAAAAAGAAAGCTGAAAGGGATATGGTGATTGATAACGCCGGCCTATCAGACGAGGAATACGACTATAACATCGTAGAAGTAGCTGACAAGAACGAACGGTACCGGTTGTATCAGAAGCATTTCCAAATGCTCGGATCCGACTGTCAAAAGCTGTTGCAGCTATTCTTTGATAAAATACCGTTACGTCAAATCTCACAAATGATGGGATATAAGAGTGAGAAGTACGCCAAAAAGCGCAAGTTTAAGTGCAAGGAGTACTTGATCACCAGTATCAAGCAGGATTTGAATTATAAAAAACTGATTGAAGATGATACCTGA
- a CDS encoding tetratricopeptide repeat protein: MIPEVNKYELVEMYLGGELTGDQLNAFRTRLVDDPELAEILKLSQEIEEAMSEKDVMELRGNLQEITNSFDLDENFSPEISEAYFGLAEEIEDISDLDLDDEELNSYSNSLQKLHLQNHKKASKETVHQVYKDEAEPVSDSESGDFSDADELLFQEIQDAVMEKDIMELRANIETIAKHMPAHNRTVEEIEEYVSGDLSDKEMEAIELDAESNMDLANDIQLFHEVNEAIGEEDVMELRAALNIISENESSHARQYEEIESFLSDEMDEAGVASFEDEMAMNPDLAADVKLFREVDEAVGEKDVMELRASLQNIRKAEENEKNREVRGIRPPKTQRILWYTVAASIVLILGIASFVRNQSYSNQEIYRDYYQTYKVGIFRSADNSTDNLMTDALKLFNESNYDQALKLFHQVLTKNENNPAANFYVGVAYQEEKEYAKAIQSYRKVVKHNDNLFTEQAQWYIGLCYLQREEKDKALKVFKEIASSDGYYASKATDIIKKLD; encoded by the coding sequence ATGATACCTGAAGTAAATAAATATGAGTTGGTCGAGATGTACCTGGGTGGTGAATTGACGGGAGACCAACTCAATGCGTTCCGGACGCGTCTGGTCGATGATCCAGAACTGGCTGAGATCCTCAAGCTGAGCCAGGAGATCGAAGAGGCGATGAGCGAAAAAGACGTGATGGAACTGAGAGGTAATCTGCAAGAAATAACTAACTCCTTCGATTTAGACGAAAACTTCTCCCCGGAAATTTCAGAAGCCTACTTCGGACTGGCTGAAGAAATCGAAGATATTTCTGACCTCGATCTGGATGACGAGGAACTTAACTCCTACAGTAACTCTCTCCAGAAACTGCATTTACAGAATCACAAGAAAGCCTCCAAAGAGACTGTCCATCAAGTTTATAAAGACGAAGCCGAACCGGTTAGTGATAGCGAATCCGGCGATTTCTCGGACGCAGACGAATTGCTTTTCCAGGAAATTCAGGATGCCGTTATGGAAAAAGATATTATGGAGCTGAGGGCTAATATTGAAACGATAGCCAAACATATGCCCGCTCATAACCGTACGGTGGAAGAAATTGAAGAATACGTTTCCGGAGATCTATCCGATAAAGAGATGGAAGCCATCGAGCTGGATGCCGAAAGTAACATGGATCTGGCTAACGATATCCAACTGTTCCACGAAGTCAACGAAGCGATTGGCGAAGAAGATGTTATGGAACTGCGTGCTGCACTGAACATTATCAGTGAAAACGAAAGTTCACATGCTCGTCAATACGAGGAAATTGAAAGTTTCCTGTCTGATGAAATGGATGAAGCAGGTGTTGCCTCATTCGAGGACGAGATGGCCATGAACCCGGATCTGGCAGCAGATGTCAAACTCTTCCGCGAAGTGGATGAAGCTGTCGGCGAGAAAGATGTCATGGAGCTGCGTGCTTCGCTGCAGAATATCAGGAAAGCAGAAGAAAACGAGAAGAATCGAGAGGTGCGGGGTATTCGACCGCCCAAAACACAACGAATATTGTGGTACACGGTCGCAGCATCTATTGTACTCATTCTCGGAATCGCGAGCTTTGTAAGAAATCAGTCGTATTCCAACCAGGAAATCTACCGGGATTACTATCAAACGTATAAAGTGGGAATTTTCCGGTCGGCTGACAATTCAACAGATAATCTGATGACCGATGCGTTGAAGCTGTTTAATGAATCGAACTACGATCAGGCTTTGAAACTGTTCCATCAGGTACTGACGAAGAACGAAAATAATCCGGCCGCAAACTTCTACGTAGGCGTTGCTTACCAGGAAGAGAAAGAGTACGCGAAAGCAATCCAATCTTATAGAAAAGTTGTGAAGCATAACGATAACCTCTTTACAGAACAGGCTCAGTGGTATATCGGACTATGTTACCTGCAACGGGAAGAGAAGGATAAAGCGCTGAAGGTATTCAAGGAAATCGCATCCAGTGATGGATACTATGCCTCGAAAGCGACGGATATTATCAAGAAACTTGATTAA
- a CDS encoding ATP-binding cassette domain-containing protein — protein MDIIVEKVTKLYGAQKAVDNISFKVNTGEVLGFLGPNGAGKTTTMKAITCFLAPNEGDITVGGLSVRENPEKVKSLIGYLPESNPLYQEMQVIDYLAFVAELQGVPKEQIPGRIREMIKVCGLSGEKSKNIRELSKGYKQRVGLAQALIHDPEVLVLDEPTTGLDPNQIAEIRDLIRKIGKEKTVILSSHILAEVEATCDRILIISNGRIVANGTPAELRMRAHGDEILKVKIGGGEPEDIFIALEDLETVRSIAIIDNSPGYFEVHSHENENSARSIFEMCAENNWYIEELTPVETRLEDIFREVTMN, from the coding sequence ATGGACATTATCGTTGAAAAGGTGACCAAATTATATGGTGCGCAAAAGGCAGTCGACAACATCTCTTTTAAGGTGAATACCGGTGAGGTGCTTGGCTTTTTGGGCCCTAACGGTGCCGGAAAGACGACGACCATGAAAGCGATTACCTGTTTTCTGGCGCCCAACGAAGGAGATATTACCGTTGGCGGATTATCGGTTAGAGAAAATCCGGAGAAGGTGAAGAGTTTGATTGGCTATTTGCCCGAGAGCAATCCTCTTTACCAGGAAATGCAGGTGATCGATTATCTCGCATTTGTTGCCGAGCTGCAAGGGGTGCCGAAAGAACAAATCCCGGGACGCATTCGTGAGATGATAAAGGTTTGTGGTTTGAGCGGTGAGAAATCCAAGAACATCCGTGAGCTGTCGAAAGGATACAAACAGCGGGTCGGCTTGGCTCAGGCGTTGATTCACGATCCTGAGGTACTCGTTCTGGACGAACCGACGACTGGTCTTGACCCAAACCAGATTGCCGAAATTCGTGACCTGATCCGAAAAATCGGAAAGGAAAAAACGGTCATCCTCAGTTCTCATATTCTGGCCGAAGTGGAAGCTACTTGCGACCGGATTCTGATCATCAGCAATGGTCGCATCGTGGCAAACGGTACTCCGGCCGAATTGCGGATGCGGGCCCACGGCGACGAGATACTAAAGGTGAAGATTGGTGGCGGAGAACCGGAGGATATTTTTATTGCTTTGGAAGATCTGGAAACGGTTCGTTCTATCGCTATCATAGACAATTCCCCCGGGTATTTCGAAGTTCATAGTCACGAGAATGAGAACTCGGCGCGTTCCATTTTCGAGATGTGTGCCGAAAATAATTGGTACATCGAAGAGTTGACACCGGTAGAAACCCGGTTGGAAGATATTTTCCGCGAAGTAACCATGAATTAG